From a region of the Thermocrinis sp. genome:
- a CDS encoding Rid family detoxifying hydrolase, protein MKTEVFTDKAPKPVGPYSQAVRVGNFLFLSGQIGIEPSTGRLKEDFQEQAKQAFENVGAILEQAGYSWENVVRVVVYLRDLSKFRELNDIYEKIFKEVKVKPARSTVEVSNLPLGAMIEVEITAYKEG, encoded by the coding sequence ATGAAGACAGAGGTTTTTACGGATAAGGCACCAAAGCCAGTAGGTCCTTATTCTCAAGCGGTAAGGGTAGGAAATTTCCTGTTTCTTTCAGGACAGATAGGCATAGAGCCAAGCACGGGCAGGTTAAAGGAAGACTTTCAGGAGCAAGCAAAACAGGCTTTTGAAAATGTAGGTGCGATCCTTGAGCAAGCAGGATACTCTTGGGAAAACGTGGTTAGGGTTGTGGTGTATCTAAGGGACCTCTCAAAGTTTAGGGAGTTAAACGACATTTATGAGAAGATCTTCAAAGAAGTAAAGGTTAAACCAGCAAGAAGCACTGTGGAAGTTAGCAACCTACCACTTGGAGCAATGATTGAAGTGGAAATCACCGCCTACAAAGAAGGGTAG